From Chelatococcus sp. YT9, a single genomic window includes:
- a CDS encoding alpha/beta fold hydrolase, with translation MIAAFPVHAETIVSRSGMTGVFAAPAGKGTFPCAVIVPGSGPTDRDGNNPYGVSARPYALLADALLAGGIATLRYDKRLPSTADAERELTIDAAIADAAEWLRWCRAQTGISAAFLIGHSEGGVIALALAQREPVAGLVLLTTPGKPVAELIRKQLAEAPEPLRGEAATILERLQHGDDIEQVPAALAPLFRPSIQPFLRSLMALDPDGLARQQQAPLLVIAGGRDIQVPPVDARPGGVALTLPAMNHVLKDVEPGAADNLAAYRDPDRALAEGLVQTIVAFIRRHIP, from the coding sequence ATGATCGCGGCCTTCCCGGTCCATGCCGAAACCATCGTGAGCCGGAGCGGTATGACCGGTGTGTTCGCTGCCCCGGCCGGGAAGGGGACATTTCCCTGCGCGGTCATCGTACCGGGATCGGGGCCGACGGACAGGGATGGCAACAATCCCTACGGCGTCAGCGCCCGCCCTTACGCTCTCCTTGCTGACGCGCTTCTCGCCGGAGGAATAGCCACTCTCCGATATGACAAGCGTCTGCCTTCAACGGCGGACGCAGAACGGGAGCTGACTATCGATGCCGCGATCGCAGATGCCGCAGAGTGGCTTCGCTGGTGTCGTGCGCAGACTGGCATTTCCGCGGCTTTCCTCATTGGACATAGCGAAGGTGGTGTCATCGCGCTCGCGCTTGCCCAACGCGAGCCGGTCGCGGGCCTTGTGCTGCTCACCACGCCGGGTAAGCCTGTCGCGGAGCTCATCAGGAAGCAGCTGGCTGAGGCACCGGAACCCTTGCGCGGCGAGGCGGCCACGATCCTGGAGCGTCTCCAGCACGGGGACGATATCGAGCAGGTGCCTGCCGCGCTTGCGCCGCTGTTCCGGCCAAGCATCCAGCCGTTTCTCAGATCCCTTATGGCTCTTGACCCCGATGGCCTGGCGCGCCAGCAGCAGGCGCCCCTGCTGGTGATCGCAGGCGGGCGGGATATCCAGGTTCCGCCGGTCGACGCCCGGCCTGGCGGCGTGGCGCTTACCTTGCCCGCCATGAATCACGTGTTGAAGGACGTGGAACCAGGCGCTGCCGACAATCTGGCGGCCTACCGCGACCCGGACCGGGCCCTCGCCGAAGGTCTCGTCCAGACCATCGTCGCATTCATCCGCCGGCACATACCCTAA
- a CDS encoding Trm112 family protein — protein MSEEPSLAEGTTVDPKLLEILVCPLTKASLEYDAARQELISRPAKLAYPIRDGIPIMLPEEARSIE, from the coding sequence ATGAGCGAAGAGCCTTCTCTAGCTGAAGGCACGACCGTCGATCCCAAGCTCCTCGAGATCCTGGTCTGCCCTTTGACCAAGGCAAGCCTGGAGTACGATGCCGCGCGTCAGGAGCTCATCAGCCGCCCGGCCAAGCTCGCCTATCCCATCCGGGACGGCATCCCGATCATGCTGCCGGAAGAGGCACGTTCCATCGAGTGA
- a CDS encoding LON peptidase substrate-binding domain-containing protein, with amino-acid sequence MSTHQTYRSPQDCPAVVPLFPLAGALLLPRGQLPLNIFEPRYVAMIDDAIAGHRVIGMIQPDDEEDAAMPRLYSVGCTGRITQFAETGDGRYVISLTGVSRFRIVEELTVATPYRQARVDYEPFKVDFEPRAGEAETDRAGVIRTLKEFAEANDLKVDWKGINEAPNEALVNALSMMSPFGTREKQALLEAPDLKSRAEMLIAITEIELVRDSENPDSTLQ; translated from the coding sequence ATGTCGACCCACCAGACCTATCGTAGTCCGCAGGATTGCCCCGCCGTGGTCCCGCTGTTTCCTCTGGCCGGGGCGCTCCTCCTGCCGCGCGGCCAACTGCCACTGAATATTTTTGAGCCCCGTTACGTCGCGATGATTGACGACGCGATCGCCGGCCACCGCGTTATTGGGATGATCCAGCCGGATGACGAAGAGGATGCGGCCATGCCACGGCTCTACTCCGTGGGCTGCACGGGCCGCATCACCCAGTTCGCCGAAACCGGCGATGGGCGCTATGTGATTTCCCTAACAGGCGTTTCCCGCTTTCGCATTGTCGAGGAACTGACCGTCGCGACGCCCTATCGCCAGGCGCGCGTCGATTACGAGCCTTTCAAGGTCGATTTCGAGCCGCGCGCCGGGGAAGCTGAGACCGATCGCGCCGGTGTTATTCGCACTCTGAAGGAGTTTGCCGAGGCCAACGACCTGAAGGTGGATTGGAAGGGCATCAACGAAGCGCCCAACGAGGCGCTGGTGAATGCCCTTTCCATGATGAGTCCATTCGGAACCCGTGAGAAGCAGGCATTGCTCGAAGCGCCTGATCTCAAGAGCCGCGCAGAAATGCTGATCGCGATCACCGAAATCGAGTTGGTGCGCGATTCCGAAAATCCTGATTCCACATTGCAGTGA
- the trxA gene encoding thioredoxin, whose amino-acid sequence MLADTSGQADSLVKDTTTSDFRQDVIAESMRQPVLVDFWAPWCGPCKQLGPVIEKAVNAAQGKVKLVKLNIDEHPQIPGQLGIQSIPAVVAFSRGQPADGFVGALPESQVKAFIERLVGPLGPGPVAELLDSADQLAATGDAAGAAGLYAEALAQEPDNARAIGALAKLHVELNDLEGAHRFLDMAPADKANDPAIAAARAALELAEQAASLGDLAEFEQRLAANPLDHQARFDLAVALNAQGKREEAADHLLEIVRRDRNWNDDGARKQLLQFFEAWGPTDEATLAGRRRLSSLLFA is encoded by the coding sequence ATGCTCGCAGATACGTCCGGCCAGGCCGATTCCCTGGTAAAGGATACAACAACCTCGGACTTCCGGCAGGATGTGATCGCGGAGTCCATGCGCCAGCCGGTCCTGGTGGATTTCTGGGCACCCTGGTGCGGACCATGCAAGCAGCTCGGGCCGGTGATCGAAAAGGCCGTGAATGCCGCGCAGGGCAAGGTGAAGCTCGTCAAGCTCAATATCGACGAGCACCCCCAGATCCCCGGTCAGCTCGGTATTCAGTCCATTCCGGCGGTCGTTGCCTTCAGCCGCGGCCAGCCAGCCGACGGCTTTGTCGGCGCCTTGCCGGAGAGCCAGGTCAAGGCATTCATCGAGCGGCTTGTCGGACCACTTGGGCCGGGGCCGGTAGCCGAACTGCTGGACAGTGCGGACCAGCTTGCCGCGACCGGAGATGCGGCTGGCGCGGCAGGGCTCTATGCCGAGGCGCTGGCGCAGGAGCCCGACAACGCCCGCGCTATCGGAGCGCTCGCCAAGCTTCATGTGGAACTCAATGACCTTGAAGGCGCCCACCGCTTTCTCGACATGGCGCCGGCCGACAAGGCCAACGATCCCGCGATAGCGGCGGCGCGCGCCGCCCTCGAGCTGGCCGAACAGGCCGCTTCACTCGGTGATCTCGCGGAGTTCGAGCAACGGTTGGCGGCCAATCCCCTCGATCATCAGGCGCGTTTCGATCTCGCAGTGGCCCTGAACGCGCAAGGTAAGCGCGAGGAAGCAGCCGATCATCTGCTCGAGATCGTTCGCCGCGATCGCAACTGGAACGACGACGGCGCGCGCAAGCAGCTTCTGCAGTTCTTCGAGGCCTGGGGCCCGACGGATGAGGCGACGCTGGCCGGCCGGCGGCGCCTGTCATCCCTGCTGTTCGCCTGA
- a CDS encoding energy transducer TonB: MSSQLPLGASRWEEGAPRQVARWGLAALLVVTAHAAGAWSVMNWPQDPGPTDPTGAAVLIELAPLPVSPEAPPETEVGPLMVEAEPEPEKPIEPPVETPEPEPPLPPEPAPPAPEPPPPEPEPEPLPPKPEPPRPMVEAPDVDVPELPDVPNAAAVLTPPAPPLPPKEVKKEVKKIEKKEPPRVRRLERRREVERKDKRSDRNSAPPTSDAPRAQTAAAPSQGVTQAPSRASANWKGFVSAHLRRYSRFPGAAQARGQQGNPVVAFTIDRSGRVLSARVARSSGAALLDQEAVAIVRRASPVPAPPADIGGATIPLAIPIRFDIK, encoded by the coding sequence GTGAGTTCGCAGTTGCCCTTGGGAGCTTCCCGGTGGGAGGAGGGGGCGCCCCGTCAAGTCGCCCGCTGGGGGCTGGCCGCATTGCTGGTGGTCACCGCCCATGCGGCGGGTGCCTGGAGCGTCATGAACTGGCCGCAGGATCCTGGCCCGACCGACCCGACCGGTGCGGCCGTGCTGATCGAGCTGGCACCCCTCCCGGTGTCTCCTGAAGCGCCACCGGAAACGGAAGTCGGGCCGCTGATGGTGGAAGCCGAGCCCGAACCGGAAAAGCCGATCGAGCCACCTGTTGAAACGCCGGAACCGGAACCGCCTCTACCGCCTGAGCCAGCGCCGCCCGCACCAGAGCCGCCTCCACCCGAACCCGAGCCTGAGCCACTGCCACCGAAACCGGAGCCGCCGCGCCCGATGGTGGAGGCGCCGGACGTCGACGTGCCGGAACTGCCAGATGTGCCCAACGCCGCCGCTGTCCTGACGCCGCCAGCGCCTCCGCTTCCGCCCAAGGAGGTCAAGAAGGAGGTGAAGAAGATTGAAAAGAAGGAGCCGCCGAGGGTTCGCCGGCTCGAGCGTCGTCGTGAGGTTGAGCGCAAGGACAAGCGTTCGGATCGAAATTCCGCGCCACCGACCAGCGACGCCCCGCGCGCGCAGACCGCCGCCGCGCCGTCACAAGGCGTGACGCAGGCGCCTTCGCGCGCGTCAGCGAACTGGAAAGGCTTTGTGAGTGCGCATCTGCGGCGTTATTCCCGCTTCCCCGGCGCCGCGCAGGCGAGAGGTCAGCAGGGCAATCCGGTTGTCGCCTTCACAATCGACCGCTCAGGGCGTGTTTTATCTGCCCGTGTCGCCCGGAGTTCAGGCGCCGCGCTCTTGGACCAGGAAGCTGTCGCGATTGTCCGGAGGGCCAGTCCTGTTCCAGCACCGCCAGCCGACATAGGGGGGGCCACGATCCCCCTCGCCATCCCGATTCGCTTTGATATCAAATGA
- the exbD gene encoding TonB system transport protein ExbD, whose product MGVRLDHRDEELADNHEINVTPFIDVMLVLLIIFMVAAPLSTVDVAVDLPTSNAQPQPRPEKPLFLTVKEDLTLALGDTPTDRSMLQMALDAQTDNNREERVFVRAHKAVPYGDVMEVMNLLRSAGYLKIGLVGLEGAPSQGAPGQAAPGQAAPASSQDASSRGAPAAAAPGAAQ is encoded by the coding sequence ATGGGTGTCCGTCTGGATCATCGCGACGAGGAGCTCGCTGACAACCACGAGATCAACGTCACGCCCTTCATCGACGTGATGCTGGTCTTGCTGATCATCTTCATGGTCGCCGCGCCGCTTTCGACTGTGGATGTCGCGGTGGATTTGCCGACCTCCAACGCGCAGCCGCAACCCCGCCCGGAAAAGCCGCTTTTCCTGACCGTCAAGGAGGATCTGACGCTCGCCCTCGGCGATACGCCTACGGACCGCAGCATGCTCCAAATGGCCCTTGATGCGCAGACCGACAACAATCGCGAGGAACGTGTCTTCGTGCGGGCCCACAAGGCCGTGCCCTATGGCGACGTCATGGAGGTGATGAACCTCCTGCGATCCGCGGGCTATCTCAAGATAGGGCTGGTGGGCCTTGAAGGTGCGCCAAGTCAGGGTGCTCCGGGCCAAGCTGCTCCGGGCCAAGCTGCTCCGGCTTCAAGCCAAGACGCGTCAAGTCGGGGCGCACCTGCGGCCGCGGCTCCCGGGGCGGCACAGTGA
- the exbB gene encoding tonB-system energizer ExbB translates to MRQNPVTMPTAASPAAIQPPIPQPSSTPNGREALNGQALTTQAQTGNGVPTSAPATEAVLPEAPSLQGPIAGGLPHDLSPWGMFMQADLVVKAVMVGLAFASLITWTVWLAKSIELAAAKRRARRSLTGLLEARSLVEAESNLRQGGLDGGVVAALVRAAKQEEEVSADLPADGIKERASAALSRIEARAGRLMTRGTGLLATIGATAPFVGLFGTVWGIMNSFIGIAKSNTTNLAVVAPGIAEALLATAIGLVAAIPAVIIYNVFARGITGYRAMLADAGTEVLRHLSRDLDRRAAANGRRKPGLFAAAE, encoded by the coding sequence ATGAGGCAGAATCCGGTGACCATGCCGACCGCTGCTTCGCCGGCCGCGATACAGCCTCCAATTCCGCAGCCTTCGAGCACGCCGAATGGCCGGGAGGCTCTCAACGGTCAGGCGCTTACCACGCAGGCGCAGACAGGTAACGGGGTGCCGACCTCTGCGCCGGCAACGGAAGCTGTGCTGCCGGAGGCGCCATCCCTGCAAGGCCCTATTGCCGGCGGATTGCCGCATGATCTGTCCCCCTGGGGCATGTTCATGCAGGCGGATCTCGTCGTGAAAGCCGTGATGGTTGGTCTTGCCTTCGCCTCCCTGATCACCTGGACGGTGTGGCTTGCCAAAAGCATAGAGCTTGCCGCCGCCAAGCGCCGTGCGCGCCGCTCGCTCACCGGCCTCCTCGAAGCGCGCAGCCTGGTGGAAGCTGAAAGCAACCTCAGGCAGGGCGGGCTGGATGGGGGCGTGGTTGCGGCTCTCGTTCGCGCGGCCAAGCAGGAGGAGGAGGTTTCGGCGGACCTGCCTGCCGACGGCATCAAGGAGCGCGCGTCAGCGGCCTTGTCACGGATCGAGGCTCGGGCCGGCCGGCTCATGACACGCGGAACCGGGCTTCTCGCGACGATCGGCGCTACCGCACCCTTCGTTGGCTTGTTCGGCACCGTCTGGGGCATCATGAATTCGTTCATCGGTATAGCGAAGTCGAACACGACTAACCTGGCGGTGGTCGCGCCCGGCATTGCCGAGGCGCTGCTCGCGACGGCGATCGGCCTTGTTGCGGCTATTCCCGCCGTGATCATCTATAACGTCTTCGCCCGCGGCATCACCGGCTATCGGGCCATGCTCGCCGACGCAGGCACCGAAGTGCTGCGCCACCTGTCGCGCGATCTCGATCGCCGCGCTGCCGCGAACGGGCGGCGCAAGCCCGGCCTGTTCGCCGCTGCCGAGTAA
- a CDS encoding siderophore-interacting protein: MATLVCEARVRTSLSSHVIATLCERLAQDHAKITWSESAGRADFTFGSGILEAGVGSIMLRAEAADEASLARVKFLLALRFEELAKAEKPDIAWTGDGCDRTELLNFREMLVSRIADITPHLRRITLAGQDLARFDSSNFHVKLLLPPAGLEPAWPVMGRNGLPVWPEGERRPTVRTYTVRRVDVRAGELDVDFVMHEDAGPGAAFALRAQPGDVIGVMGPGGRGIAEADWYCLVGDETAFPAIARILEAMPATARGIALVEVSDVSEEQIIQHPPGISLRFLHRNGAEPGSTTLLPDAVRAIEWPSEGSVFAWAGVEFEAFRAIRSYWRKDMNLDRSSHLAVAYWRRGVSEGDFKKAPAED, encoded by the coding sequence ATGGCCACATTGGTCTGTGAAGCGCGGGTCCGCACGAGCCTCTCGTCACATGTCATCGCGACACTCTGCGAACGCCTTGCACAGGACCATGCCAAGATTACCTGGAGCGAGAGCGCCGGACGGGCGGATTTCACTTTCGGATCTGGAATTCTCGAAGCAGGCGTCGGCAGCATCATGCTGCGGGCCGAGGCTGCCGATGAGGCATCGCTCGCCCGGGTGAAGTTCCTGTTGGCGCTGCGTTTCGAGGAACTGGCGAAGGCCGAGAAGCCGGACATCGCCTGGACGGGCGATGGCTGTGACCGCACGGAACTTTTGAATTTTCGCGAGATGCTTGTGTCGAGGATAGCGGATATAACGCCACATCTGCGCCGGATCACGCTCGCGGGTCAGGATCTGGCGCGTTTCGACAGCAGTAACTTTCACGTCAAGCTCCTGCTTCCCCCTGCCGGCTTGGAGCCGGCGTGGCCGGTAATGGGACGCAATGGCTTGCCGGTCTGGCCTGAGGGCGAGCGTCGGCCGACGGTGCGCACCTATACGGTCCGGCGCGTCGATGTGCGGGCAGGCGAGCTCGACGTCGATTTCGTCATGCATGAGGACGCCGGACCGGGGGCCGCTTTCGCGCTGCGCGCGCAGCCGGGAGACGTTATCGGCGTGATGGGGCCTGGCGGGCGGGGGATCGCCGAGGCTGATTGGTATTGCCTTGTCGGGGATGAGACCGCCTTCCCGGCTATCGCGCGCATCCTGGAGGCCATGCCCGCGACCGCTCGAGGGATCGCACTGGTCGAGGTGAGCGACGTCAGCGAGGAGCAGATCATCCAGCACCCACCTGGAATCTCCTTGCGCTTTCTTCATCGCAACGGCGCGGAACCCGGCTCCACGACTCTGCTGCCGGATGCGGTACGTGCGATCGAATGGCCATCGGAGGGAAGCGTCTTCGCTTGGGCGGGGGTCGAGTTCGAAGCCTTTCGTGCCATCCGCAGCTACTGGCGCAAAGATATGAACCTTGACCGCAGCAGCCATCTCGCTGTTGCCTACTGGCGTCGAGGGGTCAGCGAAGGTGATTTCAAGAAAGCTCCAGCTGAAGACTAG
- a CDS encoding SelT/SelW/SelH family protein — MTDTNKPRIVITYCTQCQWLLRAGWMAQELLSTFGADLGEVALVPGTGGVFQIDCNDVVIWERQRDNGFPDVKTLKQRVRDQLEPGRDLGHIDRA, encoded by the coding sequence ATGACGGACACGAACAAGCCGCGCATCGTCATCACCTACTGCACCCAGTGCCAATGGTTGCTGCGGGCCGGCTGGATGGCGCAGGAGCTTCTGTCGACATTCGGTGCGGATCTCGGCGAGGTCGCTCTTGTTCCGGGCACCGGCGGTGTTTTCCAGATCGACTGCAATGATGTCGTTATTTGGGAGCGCCAGAGGGACAATGGCTTTCCAGATGTAAAAACTCTGAAGCAACGCGTTCGCGACCAGCTTGAGCCGGGGCGTGATCTCGGCCATATCGATCGAGCTTGA
- a CDS encoding enoyl-CoA hydratase/isomerase family protein, producing the protein MTWDDPDAPVLVARRKSLLHIRLNRPKALNSLTLEMVEILAAALDRAERDGAIGLVFIDGAGERGFCAGGDIRAVADSGRAHDGRAEAFWRTEYAVNARIAGFVKPYVAFMDGITMGGGVGLSAHGSHRIVTERTRLAMPETGIGFIPDVGGTWLLARAPGETGTYMGLTGNSVDAADAIFTGFADHFMPSTHKSQLLAGLLALPAGATGSDVEAVIAALAQPAGASKLSAEQPLIDQLMSNDDASAIIQMLKVNRSPFALETAETILSRSPTSVKVTLALLRRARLATSLEACLDAEYAAACQTLRGHDFYEGVRAAVIDKDRTPRWSPATLSDVDPAVIAAHIDI; encoded by the coding sequence GTGACGTGGGACGACCCCGACGCGCCCGTTCTCGTGGCGCGTCGGAAGAGCCTTTTGCATATCAGGCTCAATCGCCCCAAGGCGCTCAATAGTCTGACGCTTGAAATGGTGGAGATCCTGGCCGCCGCGCTGGATCGGGCCGAGCGGGACGGAGCGATCGGGCTTGTCTTCATAGACGGGGCCGGCGAGCGTGGCTTCTGCGCTGGTGGTGATATCCGCGCGGTCGCCGATAGTGGCCGCGCCCACGACGGCCGCGCCGAGGCCTTTTGGCGCACCGAATATGCGGTAAATGCGCGAATTGCCGGGTTCGTAAAGCCCTATGTCGCCTTCATGGATGGAATAACCATGGGCGGCGGCGTCGGGTTATCGGCCCACGGAAGCCATCGGATCGTCACAGAACGCACCCGCCTGGCGATGCCGGAAACCGGCATCGGCTTCATTCCCGATGTCGGTGGGACGTGGCTGTTGGCGCGCGCGCCGGGCGAGACCGGCACTTACATGGGGCTTACCGGTAACAGCGTGGATGCGGCTGATGCCATATTCACCGGCTTCGCCGACCATTTCATGCCTTCAACCCATAAAAGCCAACTTCTGGCGGGCCTCTTGGCGCTGCCGGCCGGCGCGACGGGTTCCGACGTGGAAGCAGTCATCGCCGCGCTTGCGCAGCCTGCGGGGGCGTCCAAGCTTTCGGCAGAACAGCCCCTTATCGATCAATTGATGAGCAACGATGATGCCTCAGCAATCATCCAGATGCTGAAGGTTAACCGTTCACCGTTCGCGCTGGAAACGGCAGAGACGATCCTCAGTCGTTCGCCAACAAGTGTGAAGGTCACGTTGGCTCTCCTGCGCCGGGCTCGTTTGGCCACGTCCCTCGAGGCTTGCCTCGATGCGGAGTACGCTGCTGCCTGCCAAACCCTTCGGGGCCATGATTTCTATGAGGGCGTACGAGCAGCGGTCATCGATAAGGACAGAACTCCGCGATGGTCCCCGGCGACGCTATCTGATGTCGATCCTGCAGTCATTGCAGCGCATATCGATATATGA
- the acs gene encoding acetate--CoA ligase: MSDKIYPVPAEWAARAYVNKARYEAMYQASIDDPEAFWGEHGRRIHWFTPYTKVKNTSFAPGAVSIRWYEDGVTNVAYNCIDRHLPERADQVAIIWEGDDPGEHKYITYQELHDEVARLANVLRLRGVEKGDRVTIYMPMIPEAAYAMLACARLGAVHSVVFGGFSPDSLAGRITDCGSKVVITADEGVRGGRKVPLKVNVDEAIAIAGGVEHVIVVKRTGSPVNMEPGRDVWLHEAAALVTAECPCEEMNAEDPLFILYTSGSTGKPKGVLHTTGGYLVYASMTFQYIFDYHGDEVYWCTADVGWVTGHSYIVYGPLANGAKTLMFEGIPTYPTKSRMWEVVDKHKVNIFYTAPTALRALMQAGDEPVKQTSRASLRLLGSVGEPINPEAWEWYHRVVGDGRCPIVDTWWQTETGATLISPLPGATDLKPGSATRPFFGVRPELLDADGKIIEGAGAGNLVLADSWPGQMRTVYGDHARFMDTYFSAYPNRYFTGDGCRRDEDGYYWITGRVDDVLNVSGHRLGTAEVESALVAHDNVSEAAVVGYPHDIKGQGIYAYVTLMVGVEPSENLRKELVAWVRHEIGPIATPDLIQFAPGLPKTRSGKIMRRILRKIAEDEHGSLGDTSTLADPGVVDDLVANRLNKRAGT, from the coding sequence ATGTCGGACAAGATTTATCCGGTGCCCGCGGAATGGGCTGCCCGCGCTTATGTCAACAAGGCGCGTTACGAAGCCATGTACCAGGCGTCCATCGACGATCCTGAAGCCTTCTGGGGCGAGCACGGGCGGCGCATTCACTGGTTCACGCCCTATACCAAGGTCAAGAACACGAGCTTTGCGCCCGGGGCGGTCTCAATCCGGTGGTATGAGGATGGCGTTACCAACGTCGCGTACAATTGCATCGATCGGCATCTGCCAGAACGTGCGGACCAGGTCGCGATCATCTGGGAGGGCGATGATCCCGGCGAACACAAGTACATCACCTATCAGGAACTCCATGACGAAGTTGCCCGGCTCGCCAATGTCCTGCGCCTGAGAGGCGTGGAAAAAGGCGATCGGGTCACGATTTACATGCCGATGATCCCCGAAGCGGCCTATGCCATGCTCGCCTGCGCCCGGCTTGGAGCTGTGCATTCGGTCGTATTCGGAGGCTTCTCGCCGGATTCGTTGGCCGGCCGTATCACCGACTGTGGATCGAAAGTGGTGATCACCGCGGACGAAGGGGTGCGCGGCGGCCGTAAGGTGCCGCTCAAGGTGAATGTCGATGAAGCGATCGCCATTGCAGGCGGCGTGGAGCATGTGATCGTCGTCAAACGCACCGGCTCGCCGGTGAATATGGAGCCGGGCCGCGACGTGTGGCTGCACGAGGCGGCAGCGTTGGTCACCGCAGAATGTCCCTGTGAGGAGATGAACGCCGAAGATCCGCTGTTCATCCTCTATACATCCGGCTCTACGGGGAAGCCCAAGGGAGTGCTGCACACAACCGGCGGCTACCTCGTGTATGCTTCGATGACCTTCCAGTACATCTTCGACTACCATGGCGATGAGGTGTATTGGTGCACGGCCGACGTGGGCTGGGTCACGGGCCACAGCTATATCGTGTATGGGCCACTGGCCAATGGCGCCAAGACCTTGATGTTTGAGGGAATTCCCACCTATCCGACCAAGTCCCGCATGTGGGAAGTGGTGGACAAGCATAAGGTCAACATCTTCTACACCGCCCCGACCGCGCTGCGCGCGCTGATGCAGGCCGGCGACGAACCGGTGAAGCAAACGTCCCGCGCTTCCTTGCGGCTCTTGGGCTCCGTGGGCGAGCCGATCAATCCGGAGGCGTGGGAGTGGTATCATCGCGTCGTGGGTGACGGCCGCTGCCCGATCGTCGACACATGGTGGCAGACAGAGACCGGCGCGACCCTGATTTCACCGCTACCCGGCGCAACAGATCTCAAGCCCGGCTCGGCTACACGCCCCTTCTTCGGCGTCCGCCCAGAGCTACTCGACGCTGACGGCAAGATTATCGAAGGGGCAGGGGCTGGCAATCTCGTGCTGGCGGATTCCTGGCCAGGACAGATGCGCACGGTCTATGGGGACCATGCACGTTTCATGGACACCTATTTCTCCGCCTATCCGAACCGTTATTTCACGGGTGACGGCTGCCGGCGCGATGAGGACGGCTATTATTGGATCACCGGCCGCGTCGACGATGTCCTCAATGTGTCCGGTCACCGGCTTGGCACCGCTGAGGTCGAGTCGGCCCTCGTTGCCCATGACAACGTCTCGGAAGCGGCCGTCGTGGGTTATCCTCACGACATCAAGGGCCAGGGCATTTACGCCTATGTCACGCTGATGGTTGGCGTCGAGCCCTCCGAGAACCTGCGAAAGGAACTCGTGGCCTGGGTACGCCATGAGATAGGGCCGATTGCCACGCCTGATCTGATTCAGTTCGCCCCGGGGTTGCCGAAGACGCGCTCTGGGAAGATCATGCGACGCATCCTCCGCAAGATCGCCGAGGATGAACATGGGAGCCTCGGCGATACATCAACCCTGGCGGACCCGGGAGTGGTCGATGATCTTGTCGCAAACCGGCTGAACAAGCGTGCAGGGACCTGA
- a CDS encoding ParB/RepB/Spo0J family partition protein: MADDPARSRLGRGLAALIGDVGEEFGALERTRAPGQRLVPVEFLRPNPRNPRKAFVDEDLAELADSIKQRGVIQPIVVRSLPHLIDVFEIIAGERRWRAAQRAGLHEVPVVVIEADDKTALEIAIIENVQRADLNPMEEAAGYERLIADFDYTQNDLAQVIGKSRSHVANTLRLLKLPAGVKELVNDGQLSAGHARALLGLEDPETVARQVIEKGLNVRDVERIAQDEARDGGKASVPRARAKAEKDPDTRALEKALEDVLGLAVTINHQARGGEMRIRYLTLDQLDALCRRLQG, translated from the coding sequence ATGGCCGATGATCCCGCACGTTCCCGTCTTGGCCGAGGCCTAGCTGCTCTCATCGGCGATGTCGGCGAGGAGTTTGGCGCGTTGGAACGTACGCGCGCACCCGGTCAACGCCTCGTTCCCGTGGAGTTTCTGCGGCCGAACCCGCGCAATCCGCGGAAGGCCTTTGTCGACGAGGACTTGGCCGAACTCGCTGATTCGATCAAGCAGCGGGGCGTAATTCAGCCCATCGTTGTCCGGTCGCTACCCCATTTGATCGATGTCTTTGAGATCATTGCCGGCGAGCGTCGCTGGCGTGCGGCCCAGCGTGCCGGTCTGCACGAGGTTCCCGTGGTGGTTATCGAGGCGGACGATAAGACCGCTCTTGAGATCGCCATCATCGAGAACGTGCAGCGAGCGGACCTCAATCCGATGGAAGAGGCGGCGGGCTACGAACGGCTCATTGCCGACTTTGACTATACGCAAAACGATCTGGCCCAAGTTATCGGCAAAAGCCGGAGCCATGTCGCGAATACGCTCCGATTGCTCAAGCTCCCAGCCGGTGTGAAGGAGCTTGTGAATGACGGTCAGCTGTCAGCCGGCCACGCGCGGGCTCTGCTCGGCTTGGAAGATCCGGAGACTGTCGCGCGGCAAGTCATCGAAAAAGGACTCAATGTCCGTGACGTCGAGCGCATCGCCCAGGACGAGGCGCGCGATGGCGGAAAGGCGAGTGTGCCGCGCGCTCGCGCGAAGGCGGAAAAGGACCCAGATACGCGGGCTCTCGAAAAAGCGCTTGAGGATGTTCTGGGGCTGGCGGTGACCATCAACCATCAGGCACGTGGTGGCGAAATGCGGATCCGCTATCTCACCTTGGATCAGCTTGACGCGCTTTGCCGTCGTCTGCAGGGCTGA